In Gouania willdenowi chromosome 17, fGouWil2.1, whole genome shotgun sequence, one DNA window encodes the following:
- the LOC114479242 gene encoding protein zyg-11 homolog isoform X3, with protein sequence MEMADQLLHRMASQGIINDRSVGIFRSSKELRLRRASIRRCSVSDQAFQLAICPHQLMELDASWVSGGLTGADVISGLASNPACRSSLQRLSLNGLRLGWESLEKVGVVHFSSLQGLRMLNLANTDLSDAVLEDICTLPHLESLDISCSAVSNVNALLECKNTLKSLTAHRLGQLDMSPARLLFVFNQLHALRHLDFSEDHFSVDDSDGKDADETVRQLLEGSPQMLPSLVSLDISGRKKISEASIRAFLKSRSDHLTFLGLLATGLSSCDVLSSLNNLKVTGEADENQVCEALKRYRDRECFIREALVHLYNLTTDTDKPKPDMLKLVVQSMQSHPASLHVHLVATACVFNLTNQDVSQALPVSLLTSTIMQLLDAMIAFPHHQQVQKNCLLTLCSDYILQDVPFDKYLATVLVINWLSRHEDPTLQRMAVAIISILVAKLSREETTQLSKDINIMKQLLAIVQQRAMIGVADSTLKFALSALWNLTDEVPAAARNFIQCRGLELYEEVLESYYTEPSIQQKVLGLLNNIAEEEEFQADLMEEDLLEHVLHLLQDSHLDVGVRYFAGGILAHIASRSEAWTLDQELLRTIEKQLHDSIGTWTQPEGEMVSYRSFRPFSILLQTGQPSGVQLWAVWAIHLVCSQNVSHYSSMLEHEGQIELLKALAAHPDTHSDVRRLSHSVLLLIGQHQSRSGASENQKKRENS encoded by the exons ATG GAGATGGCTGACCAGCTTCTTCACAGGATGGCAAGTCAAg GTATAATCAATGATAGATCTGTTGGGATTTTCCGAAGCAGCAAAGAACTGCGTCTTCGTCGTGCTTCCATCCGTCGCTGTTCAGTATCTGACCAAGCTTTCCAACTGGCCATCTGTCCTCACCAGCTCATGGAGCTGGATGCCTCCTGGGTCTCTGGGGGCCTAACTGGGGCAGATGTTATCTCAGGACTGGCTTCCAACCCGGCGTGCAGGTCTAGCTTGCAAAGATTGTCCCTTAATGGATTACGACTGGGCTGGGAGTCCCTGGAAAAGGTTGGAGTGGTCCACTTCAGCTCCCTGCAGGGCCTCAGGATGCTCAATCTTGCTAACACAGACTTAAGTGATGCAGTCCTTGAGGATATTTGTACTCTCCCCCATTTGGAGTCGCTGGATATCTCCTGCAGTGCCGtctctaatgtgaacgcactccTTGAGTGTAAAAACACCCTAAAATCATTAACTGCCCACAGGCTAGGACAGCTGGATATGTCACCTGCCAGGTTACTCTTTGTCTTCAATCAGCTTCATGCTCTCAGGCATCTGGATTTCTCCGAGGACCACTTTTCTGTTGACGACAGCGATGGAAAAGATGCAGACGAGACTGTACGGCAACTTCTAGAAGGGAGTCCACAGATGCTCCCTTCTCTTGTCTCTTTAGATATCTCCGGGCGGAAAAAAATCAGCGAAGCATCCATTAGAGCTTTTCTGAAGTCCAGGAGTGACCACCTGACCTTCTTGGGCCTGCTCGCCACTGGTTTGAGCTCCTGTGATGTCCTTTCGTCACTAAATAACCTGAAA GTAACTGGAGAGGCTGATGAGAACCAGGTGTGCGAGGCTCTCAAACGCTACAGGGACCGGGAGTGTTTCATACGAGAGGCCCTCGTCCATCTCTACAACTTAACCACTGACACAGACAAACCAAAGCCAGACATGTTAAAG TTGGTGGTGCAGAGCATGCAGAGTCACCCTGCCTCCCTGCATGTCCACCTGGTGGCCACAGCGTGTGTTTTCAACCTGACCAATCAGGACGTGTCTCAGGCCCTGCCCGTGAGCCTCCTCACCTCCACCATCATGCAGCTGCTGGACGCCATGATAGCTTTCCCTCACCACCAGCAG GTGCAAAAGAACTGTCTGCTCACACTCTGCAGTGATTACATCCTCCAAGACGTTCCTTTTGACAA ATATTTAGCCACCGTGTTGGTGATTAACTGGCTGAGCAGGCACGAGGACCCGACCCTGCAGCGGATGGCTGTGGCTATCATTTCCATTCTAGTGGCCAAG TTGTCTCGAGAAGAGACCACACAACTCAGCAAGGACATCAACATCATGAAG CAGCTGCTGGCGATAGTGCAGCAAAGAGCAATGATCGGAGTTGCCGACTCCACTTTAAAATTCGCCCTGAGCGCTTTATGGAATCTGACCGATGAGGTGCCAGCAGCCGCACGCAATTTCATCCAGTGTCGGGGCTTGGAGCTGTACGAGGAGGTCCTGGAG TCGTACTATACAGAACCATCCATTCAGCAGAAAGTTCTTGGTCTTCTG AACAACAttgcagaggaggaggagttccAAGCTGACCTGATGGAGGAGGATCTATTGGAGCATGTCCTCCACCTCCTGCAGGACTCTCATCTGGACGTGGGGGTTCGATACTTTGCAGGAGGAATATTGGCTCACATTGCATCCAGATCAGAGGCCTGGACCCTGGACCAGGAGCTCCTCAGAACTATAGAGAAGCAACTG CACGACTCCATAGGAACATGGACCCAACCTGAAGGAGAAATGGTTTCCTACAG gTCTTTTCGTCCATTTTCCATCCTGCTGCAGACTGGTCAGCCCTCTGGAGTCCAGCTGTGGGCAGTGTGGGCCATACATCTGGTCTGCAGTCAAAACG TGTCACATTATAGCAGCATGCTGGAACATGAGGGACAGATTGAACTTCTGAAAGCACTGGCAGCTCATCCTGACACACACAGCGACGTTAGACGACTGTCACACAGCGTATTGCTCCTAATAGGGCAGCACCAGAGTCGCTCAGGAGCTTCAGAGAACcagaagaaaagagaaaacTCTTAA
- the LOC114479242 gene encoding protein zyg-11 homolog isoform X1: MDSEGPCALSDLCLAQVCHSLDALCCLRVDGSMSLIHSPILPQEMADQLLHRMASQGIINDRSVGIFRSSKELRLRRASIRRCSVSDQAFQLAICPHQLMELDASWVSGGLTGADVISGLASNPACRSSLQRLSLNGLRLGWESLEKVGVVHFSSLQGLRMLNLANTDLSDAVLEDICTLPHLESLDISCSAVSNVNALLECKNTLKSLTAHRLGQLDMSPARLLFVFNQLHALRHLDFSEDHFSVDDSDGKDADETVRQLLEGSPQMLPSLVSLDISGRKKISEASIRAFLKSRSDHLTFLGLLATGLSSCDVLSSLNNLKVTGEADENQVCEALKRYRDRECFIREALVHLYNLTTDTDKPKPDMLKLVVQSMQSHPASLHVHLVATACVFNLTNQDVSQALPVSLLTSTIMQLLDAMIAFPHHQQVQKNCLLTLCSDYILQDVPFDKYLATVLVINWLSRHEDPTLQRMAVAIISILVAKLSREETTQLSKDINIMKQLLAIVQQRAMIGVADSTLKFALSALWNLTDEVPAAARNFIQCRGLELYEEVLESYYTEPSIQQKVLGLLNNIAEEEEFQADLMEEDLLEHVLHLLQDSHLDVGVRYFAGGILAHIASRSEAWTLDQELLRTIEKQLHDSIGTWTQPEGEMVSYRSFRPFSILLQTGQPSGVQLWAVWAIHLVCSQNVSHYSSMLEHEGQIELLKALAAHPDTHSDVRRLSHSVLLLIGQHQSRSGASENQKKRENS, translated from the exons ATG GACTCTGAAGGCCCTTGTGCACTCAGTGACCTGTGCTTGGCTCAGGTGTGCCACTCTTTGGATGCTTTGTGCTGCCTGCGTGTTGATGGTTCCATGAGCCTCATCCACTCCCCAATTCTTCCACAGGAGATGGCTGACCAGCTTCTTCACAGGATGGCAAGTCAAg GTATAATCAATGATAGATCTGTTGGGATTTTCCGAAGCAGCAAAGAACTGCGTCTTCGTCGTGCTTCCATCCGTCGCTGTTCAGTATCTGACCAAGCTTTCCAACTGGCCATCTGTCCTCACCAGCTCATGGAGCTGGATGCCTCCTGGGTCTCTGGGGGCCTAACTGGGGCAGATGTTATCTCAGGACTGGCTTCCAACCCGGCGTGCAGGTCTAGCTTGCAAAGATTGTCCCTTAATGGATTACGACTGGGCTGGGAGTCCCTGGAAAAGGTTGGAGTGGTCCACTTCAGCTCCCTGCAGGGCCTCAGGATGCTCAATCTTGCTAACACAGACTTAAGTGATGCAGTCCTTGAGGATATTTGTACTCTCCCCCATTTGGAGTCGCTGGATATCTCCTGCAGTGCCGtctctaatgtgaacgcactccTTGAGTGTAAAAACACCCTAAAATCATTAACTGCCCACAGGCTAGGACAGCTGGATATGTCACCTGCCAGGTTACTCTTTGTCTTCAATCAGCTTCATGCTCTCAGGCATCTGGATTTCTCCGAGGACCACTTTTCTGTTGACGACAGCGATGGAAAAGATGCAGACGAGACTGTACGGCAACTTCTAGAAGGGAGTCCACAGATGCTCCCTTCTCTTGTCTCTTTAGATATCTCCGGGCGGAAAAAAATCAGCGAAGCATCCATTAGAGCTTTTCTGAAGTCCAGGAGTGACCACCTGACCTTCTTGGGCCTGCTCGCCACTGGTTTGAGCTCCTGTGATGTCCTTTCGTCACTAAATAACCTGAAA GTAACTGGAGAGGCTGATGAGAACCAGGTGTGCGAGGCTCTCAAACGCTACAGGGACCGGGAGTGTTTCATACGAGAGGCCCTCGTCCATCTCTACAACTTAACCACTGACACAGACAAACCAAAGCCAGACATGTTAAAG TTGGTGGTGCAGAGCATGCAGAGTCACCCTGCCTCCCTGCATGTCCACCTGGTGGCCACAGCGTGTGTTTTCAACCTGACCAATCAGGACGTGTCTCAGGCCCTGCCCGTGAGCCTCCTCACCTCCACCATCATGCAGCTGCTGGACGCCATGATAGCTTTCCCTCACCACCAGCAG GTGCAAAAGAACTGTCTGCTCACACTCTGCAGTGATTACATCCTCCAAGACGTTCCTTTTGACAA ATATTTAGCCACCGTGTTGGTGATTAACTGGCTGAGCAGGCACGAGGACCCGACCCTGCAGCGGATGGCTGTGGCTATCATTTCCATTCTAGTGGCCAAG TTGTCTCGAGAAGAGACCACACAACTCAGCAAGGACATCAACATCATGAAG CAGCTGCTGGCGATAGTGCAGCAAAGAGCAATGATCGGAGTTGCCGACTCCACTTTAAAATTCGCCCTGAGCGCTTTATGGAATCTGACCGATGAGGTGCCAGCAGCCGCACGCAATTTCATCCAGTGTCGGGGCTTGGAGCTGTACGAGGAGGTCCTGGAG TCGTACTATACAGAACCATCCATTCAGCAGAAAGTTCTTGGTCTTCTG AACAACAttgcagaggaggaggagttccAAGCTGACCTGATGGAGGAGGATCTATTGGAGCATGTCCTCCACCTCCTGCAGGACTCTCATCTGGACGTGGGGGTTCGATACTTTGCAGGAGGAATATTGGCTCACATTGCATCCAGATCAGAGGCCTGGACCCTGGACCAGGAGCTCCTCAGAACTATAGAGAAGCAACTG CACGACTCCATAGGAACATGGACCCAACCTGAAGGAGAAATGGTTTCCTACAG gTCTTTTCGTCCATTTTCCATCCTGCTGCAGACTGGTCAGCCCTCTGGAGTCCAGCTGTGGGCAGTGTGGGCCATACATCTGGTCTGCAGTCAAAACG TGTCACATTATAGCAGCATGCTGGAACATGAGGGACAGATTGAACTTCTGAAAGCACTGGCAGCTCATCCTGACACACACAGCGACGTTAGACGACTGTCACACAGCGTATTGCTCCTAATAGGGCAGCACCAGAGTCGCTCAGGAGCTTCAGAGAACcagaagaaaagagaaaacTCTTAA
- the LOC114479242 gene encoding protein zyg-11 homolog isoform X2: MDSEGPCALSDLCLAQVCHSLDALCCLRVDGSMSLIHSPILPQEMADQLLHRMASQGIINDRSVGIFRSSKELRLRRASIRRCSVSDQAFQLAICPHQLMELDASWVSGGLTGADVISGLASNPACRSSLQRLSLNGLRLGWESLEKVGVVHFSSLQGLRMLNLANTDLSDAVLEDICTLPHLESLDISCSAVSNVNALLECKNTLKSLTAHRLGQLDMSPARLLFVFNQLHALRHLDFSEDHFSVDDSDGKDADETVRQLLEGSPQMLPSLVSLDISGRKKISEASIRAFLKSRSDHLTFLGLLATGLSSCDVLSSLNNLKVTGEADENQVCEALKRYRDRECFIREALVHLYNLTTDTDKPKPDMLKLVVQSMQSHPASLHVHLVATACVFNLTNQDVSQALPVSLLTSTIMQLLDAMIAFPHHQQVQKNCLLTLCSDYILQDVPFDKYLATVLVINWLSRHEDPTLQRMAVAIISILVAKLSREETTQLSKDINIMKLLAIVQQRAMIGVADSTLKFALSALWNLTDEVPAAARNFIQCRGLELYEEVLESYYTEPSIQQKVLGLLNNIAEEEEFQADLMEEDLLEHVLHLLQDSHLDVGVRYFAGGILAHIASRSEAWTLDQELLRTIEKQLHDSIGTWTQPEGEMVSYRSFRPFSILLQTGQPSGVQLWAVWAIHLVCSQNVSHYSSMLEHEGQIELLKALAAHPDTHSDVRRLSHSVLLLIGQHQSRSGASENQKKRENS, translated from the exons ATG GACTCTGAAGGCCCTTGTGCACTCAGTGACCTGTGCTTGGCTCAGGTGTGCCACTCTTTGGATGCTTTGTGCTGCCTGCGTGTTGATGGTTCCATGAGCCTCATCCACTCCCCAATTCTTCCACAGGAGATGGCTGACCAGCTTCTTCACAGGATGGCAAGTCAAg GTATAATCAATGATAGATCTGTTGGGATTTTCCGAAGCAGCAAAGAACTGCGTCTTCGTCGTGCTTCCATCCGTCGCTGTTCAGTATCTGACCAAGCTTTCCAACTGGCCATCTGTCCTCACCAGCTCATGGAGCTGGATGCCTCCTGGGTCTCTGGGGGCCTAACTGGGGCAGATGTTATCTCAGGACTGGCTTCCAACCCGGCGTGCAGGTCTAGCTTGCAAAGATTGTCCCTTAATGGATTACGACTGGGCTGGGAGTCCCTGGAAAAGGTTGGAGTGGTCCACTTCAGCTCCCTGCAGGGCCTCAGGATGCTCAATCTTGCTAACACAGACTTAAGTGATGCAGTCCTTGAGGATATTTGTACTCTCCCCCATTTGGAGTCGCTGGATATCTCCTGCAGTGCCGtctctaatgtgaacgcactccTTGAGTGTAAAAACACCCTAAAATCATTAACTGCCCACAGGCTAGGACAGCTGGATATGTCACCTGCCAGGTTACTCTTTGTCTTCAATCAGCTTCATGCTCTCAGGCATCTGGATTTCTCCGAGGACCACTTTTCTGTTGACGACAGCGATGGAAAAGATGCAGACGAGACTGTACGGCAACTTCTAGAAGGGAGTCCACAGATGCTCCCTTCTCTTGTCTCTTTAGATATCTCCGGGCGGAAAAAAATCAGCGAAGCATCCATTAGAGCTTTTCTGAAGTCCAGGAGTGACCACCTGACCTTCTTGGGCCTGCTCGCCACTGGTTTGAGCTCCTGTGATGTCCTTTCGTCACTAAATAACCTGAAA GTAACTGGAGAGGCTGATGAGAACCAGGTGTGCGAGGCTCTCAAACGCTACAGGGACCGGGAGTGTTTCATACGAGAGGCCCTCGTCCATCTCTACAACTTAACCACTGACACAGACAAACCAAAGCCAGACATGTTAAAG TTGGTGGTGCAGAGCATGCAGAGTCACCCTGCCTCCCTGCATGTCCACCTGGTGGCCACAGCGTGTGTTTTCAACCTGACCAATCAGGACGTGTCTCAGGCCCTGCCCGTGAGCCTCCTCACCTCCACCATCATGCAGCTGCTGGACGCCATGATAGCTTTCCCTCACCACCAGCAG GTGCAAAAGAACTGTCTGCTCACACTCTGCAGTGATTACATCCTCCAAGACGTTCCTTTTGACAA ATATTTAGCCACCGTGTTGGTGATTAACTGGCTGAGCAGGCACGAGGACCCGACCCTGCAGCGGATGGCTGTGGCTATCATTTCCATTCTAGTGGCCAAG TTGTCTCGAGAAGAGACCACACAACTCAGCAAGGACATCAACATCATGAAG CTGCTGGCGATAGTGCAGCAAAGAGCAATGATCGGAGTTGCCGACTCCACTTTAAAATTCGCCCTGAGCGCTTTATGGAATCTGACCGATGAGGTGCCAGCAGCCGCACGCAATTTCATCCAGTGTCGGGGCTTGGAGCTGTACGAGGAGGTCCTGGAG TCGTACTATACAGAACCATCCATTCAGCAGAAAGTTCTTGGTCTTCTG AACAACAttgcagaggaggaggagttccAAGCTGACCTGATGGAGGAGGATCTATTGGAGCATGTCCTCCACCTCCTGCAGGACTCTCATCTGGACGTGGGGGTTCGATACTTTGCAGGAGGAATATTGGCTCACATTGCATCCAGATCAGAGGCCTGGACCCTGGACCAGGAGCTCCTCAGAACTATAGAGAAGCAACTG CACGACTCCATAGGAACATGGACCCAACCTGAAGGAGAAATGGTTTCCTACAG gTCTTTTCGTCCATTTTCCATCCTGCTGCAGACTGGTCAGCCCTCTGGAGTCCAGCTGTGGGCAGTGTGGGCCATACATCTGGTCTGCAGTCAAAACG TGTCACATTATAGCAGCATGCTGGAACATGAGGGACAGATTGAACTTCTGAAAGCACTGGCAGCTCATCCTGACACACACAGCGACGTTAGACGACTGTCACACAGCGTATTGCTCCTAATAGGGCAGCACCAGAGTCGCTCAGGAGCTTCAGAGAACcagaagaaaagagaaaacTCTTAA
- the LOC114479242 gene encoding protein zyg-11 homolog isoform X4 gives MLGFLLKVPGIINDRSVGIFRSSKELRLRRASIRRCSVSDQAFQLAICPHQLMELDASWVSGGLTGADVISGLASNPACRSSLQRLSLNGLRLGWESLEKVGVVHFSSLQGLRMLNLANTDLSDAVLEDICTLPHLESLDISCSAVSNVNALLECKNTLKSLTAHRLGQLDMSPARLLFVFNQLHALRHLDFSEDHFSVDDSDGKDADETVRQLLEGSPQMLPSLVSLDISGRKKISEASIRAFLKSRSDHLTFLGLLATGLSSCDVLSSLNNLKVTGEADENQVCEALKRYRDRECFIREALVHLYNLTTDTDKPKPDMLKLVVQSMQSHPASLHVHLVATACVFNLTNQDVSQALPVSLLTSTIMQLLDAMIAFPHHQQVQKNCLLTLCSDYILQDVPFDKYLATVLVINWLSRHEDPTLQRMAVAIISILVAKLSREETTQLSKDINIMKQLLAIVQQRAMIGVADSTLKFALSALWNLTDEVPAAARNFIQCRGLELYEEVLESYYTEPSIQQKVLGLLNNIAEEEEFQADLMEEDLLEHVLHLLQDSHLDVGVRYFAGGILAHIASRSEAWTLDQELLRTIEKQLHDSIGTWTQPEGEMVSYRSFRPFSILLQTGQPSGVQLWAVWAIHLVCSQNVSHYSSMLEHEGQIELLKALAAHPDTHSDVRRLSHSVLLLIGQHQSRSGASENQKKRENS, from the exons ATGCTTGGATTTCTCTTGAAGGTTCCAG GTATAATCAATGATAGATCTGTTGGGATTTTCCGAAGCAGCAAAGAACTGCGTCTTCGTCGTGCTTCCATCCGTCGCTGTTCAGTATCTGACCAAGCTTTCCAACTGGCCATCTGTCCTCACCAGCTCATGGAGCTGGATGCCTCCTGGGTCTCTGGGGGCCTAACTGGGGCAGATGTTATCTCAGGACTGGCTTCCAACCCGGCGTGCAGGTCTAGCTTGCAAAGATTGTCCCTTAATGGATTACGACTGGGCTGGGAGTCCCTGGAAAAGGTTGGAGTGGTCCACTTCAGCTCCCTGCAGGGCCTCAGGATGCTCAATCTTGCTAACACAGACTTAAGTGATGCAGTCCTTGAGGATATTTGTACTCTCCCCCATTTGGAGTCGCTGGATATCTCCTGCAGTGCCGtctctaatgtgaacgcactccTTGAGTGTAAAAACACCCTAAAATCATTAACTGCCCACAGGCTAGGACAGCTGGATATGTCACCTGCCAGGTTACTCTTTGTCTTCAATCAGCTTCATGCTCTCAGGCATCTGGATTTCTCCGAGGACCACTTTTCTGTTGACGACAGCGATGGAAAAGATGCAGACGAGACTGTACGGCAACTTCTAGAAGGGAGTCCACAGATGCTCCCTTCTCTTGTCTCTTTAGATATCTCCGGGCGGAAAAAAATCAGCGAAGCATCCATTAGAGCTTTTCTGAAGTCCAGGAGTGACCACCTGACCTTCTTGGGCCTGCTCGCCACTGGTTTGAGCTCCTGTGATGTCCTTTCGTCACTAAATAACCTGAAA GTAACTGGAGAGGCTGATGAGAACCAGGTGTGCGAGGCTCTCAAACGCTACAGGGACCGGGAGTGTTTCATACGAGAGGCCCTCGTCCATCTCTACAACTTAACCACTGACACAGACAAACCAAAGCCAGACATGTTAAAG TTGGTGGTGCAGAGCATGCAGAGTCACCCTGCCTCCCTGCATGTCCACCTGGTGGCCACAGCGTGTGTTTTCAACCTGACCAATCAGGACGTGTCTCAGGCCCTGCCCGTGAGCCTCCTCACCTCCACCATCATGCAGCTGCTGGACGCCATGATAGCTTTCCCTCACCACCAGCAG GTGCAAAAGAACTGTCTGCTCACACTCTGCAGTGATTACATCCTCCAAGACGTTCCTTTTGACAA ATATTTAGCCACCGTGTTGGTGATTAACTGGCTGAGCAGGCACGAGGACCCGACCCTGCAGCGGATGGCTGTGGCTATCATTTCCATTCTAGTGGCCAAG TTGTCTCGAGAAGAGACCACACAACTCAGCAAGGACATCAACATCATGAAG CAGCTGCTGGCGATAGTGCAGCAAAGAGCAATGATCGGAGTTGCCGACTCCACTTTAAAATTCGCCCTGAGCGCTTTATGGAATCTGACCGATGAGGTGCCAGCAGCCGCACGCAATTTCATCCAGTGTCGGGGCTTGGAGCTGTACGAGGAGGTCCTGGAG TCGTACTATACAGAACCATCCATTCAGCAGAAAGTTCTTGGTCTTCTG AACAACAttgcagaggaggaggagttccAAGCTGACCTGATGGAGGAGGATCTATTGGAGCATGTCCTCCACCTCCTGCAGGACTCTCATCTGGACGTGGGGGTTCGATACTTTGCAGGAGGAATATTGGCTCACATTGCATCCAGATCAGAGGCCTGGACCCTGGACCAGGAGCTCCTCAGAACTATAGAGAAGCAACTG CACGACTCCATAGGAACATGGACCCAACCTGAAGGAGAAATGGTTTCCTACAG gTCTTTTCGTCCATTTTCCATCCTGCTGCAGACTGGTCAGCCCTCTGGAGTCCAGCTGTGGGCAGTGTGGGCCATACATCTGGTCTGCAGTCAAAACG TGTCACATTATAGCAGCATGCTGGAACATGAGGGACAGATTGAACTTCTGAAAGCACTGGCAGCTCATCCTGACACACACAGCGACGTTAGACGACTGTCACACAGCGTATTGCTCCTAATAGGGCAGCACCAGAGTCGCTCAGGAGCTTCAGAGAACcagaagaaaagagaaaacTCTTAA